The following proteins are co-located in the Flavobacterium sp. CECT 9288 genome:
- a CDS encoding S41 family peptidase yields the protein MKYLIVIAAFFLINNSVFAQKSYEDKIGYSKLKSDLDFFCNIRNKANSGLYKYRTVNQIDSIEKKAYSKLSDQTTLREFFNIISELADYEGSVHNDVSFSEKIVKQIVVDSVYFPVPIKVLNGKIVVNSTESSIPLGAEIVSINGIKALEILKLNSIYYTTDGYSNVAKTFAQDGGFSAYLFFSLGKKLEYKVLYQMNSIAGIKEAVIKPVTRKVFSEHYKKRHSIILDSIYTSKTQLPYSFEIINQNTVKLNIRSFAIGDNSKDLKHLQFVKFLDSCFNTMKSNVNIKNLIVDVRNNGGGSDPNDVVAFSYLAKNPFKENTKAFSNFVRIPSWKNVDYQAFFLKRIIAKWIYQKELREEFSVAKDNVFYQGICNDNTFRDPNKNAFNGQIYLLVNPKVASAASLFASLVAGNTNAIVIGQETSGGYYGHNGHTPITYILPNSKIKYGFSIVNLTQDVQAKEKQPFGRGVIPDYNIEQTYVDFLNNTDTQMEFLLKLINAENK from the coding sequence ATGAAATATTTAATAGTTATTGCAGCTTTTTTTCTAATAAATAATAGCGTGTTTGCTCAAAAATCTTACGAAGATAAAATAGGCTATTCGAAATTGAAATCGGATTTAGATTTTTTTTGTAACATTCGTAATAAAGCAAATTCGGGTTTATACAAGTACAGAACTGTAAATCAAATTGATAGTATAGAAAAAAAAGCTTATTCAAAGCTTTCTGATCAAACCACCTTAAGAGAGTTTTTTAATATCATAAGTGAATTAGCAGATTATGAAGGGAGCGTCCACAATGATGTTTCGTTTTCAGAAAAAATCGTAAAACAAATAGTAGTAGACTCTGTATATTTTCCAGTTCCTATAAAAGTATTAAATGGGAAAATAGTTGTAAATAGTACAGAAAGTAGTATACCACTAGGAGCGGAAATAGTTTCTATAAACGGAATAAAAGCTCTAGAAATATTGAAATTGAATTCTATTTATTATACAACAGATGGTTACAGTAATGTAGCTAAAACATTTGCTCAAGATGGTGGTTTTTCAGCTTATTTATTTTTTTCGTTAGGTAAAAAGTTGGAATATAAAGTGCTTTACCAGATGAATTCTATTGCTGGAATTAAAGAAGCTGTAATTAAACCAGTAACCCGTAAAGTATTTTCAGAGCATTATAAAAAGAGACATTCCATAATTTTAGATAGTATTTATACCAGTAAAACGCAACTTCCATACAGTTTTGAAATTATAAATCAAAACACTGTCAAACTGAATATACGCTCATTTGCAATAGGGGATAACTCAAAAGATCTTAAACATTTGCAATTTGTAAAATTTTTAGATAGTTGCTTTAATACTATGAAGAGTAATGTAAATATCAAAAATTTAATTGTTGATGTGAGAAATAATGGAGGTGGAAGTGATCCTAACGATGTAGTTGCATTTTCTTATTTAGCCAAAAATCCTTTTAAAGAAAACACAAAGGCATTTTCTAATTTCGTAAGAATTCCAAGTTGGAAAAATGTTGACTATCAAGCGTTCTTCTTGAAACGAATTATTGCAAAATGGATTTATCAAAAAGAATTAAGAGAAGAATTTTCTGTAGCAAAAGATAATGTTTTTTATCAAGGAATTTGTAATGATAATACTTTTAGAGATCCGAACAAAAACGCTTTTAATGGTCAGATATATTTATTGGTCAATCCAAAAGTAGCATCTGCAGCGAGTTTATTTGCCTCTTTAGTTGCAGGAAATACCAATGCGATTGTTATCGGACAAGAAACAAGTGGTGGTTATTACGGACACAATGGACACACGCCGATCACATATATTTTACCAAATAGTAAAATTAAATATGGGTTTTCAATTGTTAATTTAACCCAAGACGTTCAAGCGAAAGAAAAGCAACCTTTTGGCAGAGGTGTAATTCCTGATTATAATATCGAGCAAACGTATGTTGATTTTTTAAACAATACAGATACTCAAATGGAATTTTTGTTAAAATTGATTAATGCGGAAAACAAGTAA
- a CDS encoding glycoside hydrolase family 97 protein, with protein MKKIIFFFTLLVLEFGYAQSIQSPSGKIALNFKLAPNGQPSYSVNYKNKLAILESALGIKLKEKPALDANFDILDSKTSSFKESWKPVLGEQSSIKNQYNELTLSLINKETKVKMNIIFRVFDEGVAFRYDFPKQAELNYFIISDEVTQFNLTENNKVFWIPGDFDSNEYEYNETKFSEIDNSKINMNNGIGVKSIPGKYTVQTPLMMKAPSGLYLNIFEAAVVNYPVMHLNADVTNYKLKAELVPNAIGDKAYLQTPCVSPWRTIMISDDARDIVASKMILNLNEPSKIEDTSWIKPMKYVGIWWEMHVGKSTWDYAGSQNATNFADAPKASGKHGATTENTKRYIDFAAKNGFDGVLVEGWNVGWEDWNGNWKEEVFDFTTPYPDFDIAAISAYAKDKNVKMIMHHETSGSVSNYERHLDRAFDLMKKYDYPAVKSGYVGKIIPRGEFHDGQSMVNHFNFVAKRAADYKIMVNSHESSRPTGYSRTYPNYIAAEAARGNEFNAWSVGNPPAHETILPFTRQLGGPMDYTPGIFEIKMSYYDKNKTEQVHTTLAKQLALYVTMYSPLQMAADLPENYEKYSDAFQFIKDVETDWDESKYLEAEPGDYVTVARKTKGKETWFLGAITDENARTSEVKLDFLTPSKKYKATVYADAANADWKNNPIAYQVKTMTVTSKSKLKLILAAGGGTAVSFEPLEK; from the coding sequence ATGAAAAAAATCATATTCTTTTTTACACTATTGGTACTTGAGTTTGGCTATGCTCAAAGCATTCAATCCCCATCAGGGAAAATAGCCTTAAATTTTAAGCTAGCTCCTAATGGTCAACCCAGCTATTCTGTAAATTACAAAAATAAGCTGGCGATTTTAGAAAGTGCTTTAGGTATCAAATTAAAAGAGAAACCAGCTTTGGATGCTAATTTTGATATTCTGGATTCAAAAACTTCTAGCTTTAAAGAATCGTGGAAGCCCGTTTTAGGAGAGCAATCAAGTATTAAAAATCAATATAATGAACTTACTCTTTCGCTCATCAACAAAGAAACGAAGGTGAAAATGAATATCATTTTCCGAGTTTTTGATGAAGGTGTAGCTTTTAGATATGATTTTCCGAAACAGGCAGAGCTGAATTATTTCATCATTTCTGATGAGGTTACCCAATTTAATCTTACCGAAAACAATAAAGTTTTTTGGATTCCAGGTGATTTTGACAGCAATGAATATGAATACAACGAAACGAAATTTTCTGAAATTGATAATTCCAAAATCAATATGAACAATGGTATTGGAGTAAAATCTATTCCAGGGAAATATACGGTTCAAACACCTTTGATGATGAAAGCACCATCGGGTTTGTATCTCAATATTTTTGAAGCGGCTGTAGTTAATTATCCAGTAATGCATTTGAATGCCGATGTGACCAATTATAAATTAAAAGCCGAATTAGTTCCAAATGCTATTGGTGACAAAGCCTACTTGCAAACGCCTTGTGTTTCGCCTTGGAGAACCATCATGATTAGCGATGACGCTAGAGATATTGTGGCTTCCAAAATGATTTTAAACCTGAATGAACCTTCAAAAATTGAGGACACTTCTTGGATAAAACCCATGAAATATGTTGGAATTTGGTGGGAAATGCACGTAGGGAAATCTACTTGGGATTATGCAGGATCTCAAAATGCCACTAATTTTGCGGATGCGCCAAAAGCCTCGGGGAAACACGGAGCCACTACCGAAAATACGAAACGTTACATTGATTTTGCTGCTAAAAACGGTTTTGATGGCGTTCTTGTTGAGGGTTGGAATGTAGGTTGGGAAGACTGGAATGGCAACTGGAAAGAGGAAGTTTTTGACTTTACAACGCCGTATCCAGATTTTGATATTGCAGCAATTTCGGCTTACGCCAAAGATAAAAATGTCAAAATGATCATGCATCATGAAACATCGGGTTCAGTCAGTAATTATGAAAGACACTTGGATAGAGCTTTTGATTTGATGAAAAAATACGATTATCCGGCAGTAAAATCGGGGTATGTGGGTAAAATTATTCCGCGTGGTGAATTTCATGACGGGCAATCCATGGTAAACCATTTTAATTTCGTTGCAAAGCGCGCTGCCGATTATAAAATTATGGTAAACTCTCATGAATCGTCAAGACCAACTGGTTACAGCAGAACGTATCCGAACTATATTGCTGCCGAAGCGGCTCGTGGAAATGAATTCAATGCTTGGAGCGTAGGAAACCCGCCTGCACACGAAACTATTTTGCCATTTACCAGACAATTGGGTGGTCCGATGGATTATACGCCTGGAATTTTTGAAATAAAAATGAGTTATTACGATAAAAATAAAACGGAGCAGGTTCATACCACTTTAGCCAAACAACTTGCTTTGTACGTAACCATGTATTCGCCCTTGCAAATGGCAGCCGACTTGCCAGAGAATTACGAGAAATACTCGGATGCTTTTCAGTTTATCAAAGACGTTGAAACAGATTGGGATGAAAGTAAATATTTAGAAGCTGAACCTGGAGATTACGTAACAGTTGCCCGAAAAACAAAAGGAAAAGAAACGTGGTTTTTAGGAGCCATCACGGATGAAAATGCAAGAACTTCAGAAGTGAAATTAGATTTTCTTACTCCAAGTAAAAAGTACAAAGCAACTGTATATGCCGATGCAGCGAATGCAGACTGGAAAAACAATCCAATTGCCTATCAAGTAAAAACAATGACGGTCACTAGTAAATCAAAACTAAAATTAATCTTGGCAGCGGGCGGAGGTACAGCTGTTAGTTTTGAGCCATTAGAAAAATAG
- a CDS encoding acetate/propionate family kinase — protein sequence MKTVIINSGSSSIKYQMINMPANEVICSGMIDRIGLESSNLTYVTSTTKLEETLSIPNHKVGLEKIAQLLMNPTIGVIQSTDEVKAVGHRVVHGGNDFSNTVLINDAVKDKIRQLFELAPLHNPANLEGIIVAEEIFTAAQQVAVFDTAFHQSIPVVAHQYAIPKYLLTENKIRVYGFHGTSHKYVSENAIQYLKQNSVSSSSKIITIHLGNGCSMTAIKDGKSMDHTLGFGPMNGLIMGTRSGDVDQSVIFYLVNTLGYSLDAVNTMLQKQSGMLGLTGYSDLRDIEANAENGNVDCQLALSMNAYRIKKYIGSYAAVLNGLDAIVFTAGIGENSSYIRKLVCTDMEYFGIALDASKNEIRSKEIREINTDDSPTKILVVPTNEEVEIAKQVFELLTS from the coding sequence ATGAAAACAGTTATCATAAACTCAGGAAGTTCCTCTATAAAATACCAAATGATTAACATGCCAGCAAACGAGGTTATTTGCTCAGGGATGATTGATAGAATAGGCCTAGAAAGTTCCAATTTAACATACGTAACCAGTACCACTAAATTAGAAGAGACACTTTCAATTCCCAATCATAAAGTCGGCTTAGAGAAAATTGCTCAGCTCCTAATGAATCCTACTATTGGTGTTATTCAAAGTACTGATGAGGTTAAAGCGGTAGGACATCGTGTGGTGCATGGTGGTAATGATTTTTCAAATACAGTACTTATTAATGATGCTGTCAAAGATAAAATAAGACAATTATTTGAGTTGGCTCCTTTACACAATCCTGCTAATCTTGAAGGAATAATTGTTGCCGAAGAAATTTTTACAGCAGCACAACAAGTAGCTGTTTTTGACACGGCTTTTCATCAAAGTATTCCCGTAGTGGCGCATCAATATGCAATTCCAAAGTATCTTTTGACCGAGAATAAAATTAGGGTATACGGTTTTCACGGCACGAGTCACAAATATGTTTCAGAGAACGCCATTCAATATTTAAAACAAAATTCGGTTTCCTCTAGCTCTAAAATTATAACCATTCATTTAGGTAATGGATGTAGCATGACGGCAATAAAAGACGGAAAAAGTATGGATCACACACTGGGTTTTGGTCCCATGAACGGCTTGATTATGGGTACCCGAAGTGGAGATGTGGATCAATCCGTGATTTTTTACTTGGTGAACACTTTAGGATATTCATTAGATGCTGTAAATACCATGCTACAAAAACAAAGTGGTATGTTAGGTCTTACGGGTTACAGTGATTTAAGGGATATTGAAGCCAATGCTGAAAACGGAAATGTTGATTGCCAATTGGCTTTGTCCATGAATGCCTACCGTATCAAGAAATACATAGGTTCTTATGCAGCGGTTTTAAACGGATTAGATGCTATTGTGTTTACCGCTGGAATAGGTGAAAATTCTTCATACATCCGCAAGTTAGTGTGTACGGATATGGAATATTTTGGTATCGCTTTGGATGCATCCAAAAATGAAATTCGATCCAAAGAAATTCGAGAAATTAATACCGATGATTCACCAACAAAAATTTTAGTGGTTCCCACAAATGAAGAGGTAGAAATTGCCAAACAAGTATTTGAATTGCTGACTAGTTAG
- a CDS encoding M28 family peptidase, producing MKKSIVVASLFMATCSLFAQSKEEQTLKDIYKSSLTNAKCYPWLDHLSNAIGSRLSGSAGAEKAVLYTKAQLETLGLDKVYLQEVMVPKWVRGEKEIGYLQLGKQKISFPICALGGSVATPKKGLQATVIEVKSLEELAALGEEKVKGKIIFFNRPMNPEFVETFKAYSGCVDQRSSGAREAGKLGALAVIVRSMNLRLDDLPHTGATNYGDIAKEQRIPAAAISTNGAELLSKSLKTNPNASFYLKQSCETFEDVLSYNVVGEMTGTEHPEQIMVVGGHLDSWDLGDGSHDDGAGCVQSMEVLNIFKNIGYKPKHTLRVVLFMNEENGVKGGKEYEIQSSKNKENHIFALESDSGGFSPRGFSIDADEVNFNQIKSWGSLFEPFLIHKFVKGHSGVDIGPLQSKHIVKVGLQPDSQRYFDHHHASNDTFDAVHKRELELGAAAMASLVYLMDQNGIAK from the coding sequence ATGAAAAAATCAATTGTTGTTGCGTCACTTTTTATGGCTACGTGTAGCCTCTTTGCACAATCAAAAGAAGAACAAACCTTAAAAGATATATATAAATCATCTTTAACCAATGCAAAGTGCTATCCTTGGCTTGACCACTTGTCAAATGCAATTGGATCTCGATTATCAGGTTCAGCAGGAGCTGAGAAAGCCGTTTTATATACTAAAGCCCAATTAGAAACATTAGGATTAGATAAAGTGTACCTTCAAGAAGTAATGGTGCCAAAATGGGTAAGAGGTGAAAAAGAAATAGGCTATTTACAACTTGGTAAACAAAAAATAAGTTTTCCTATTTGTGCCTTGGGAGGTTCAGTAGCAACACCTAAAAAAGGATTACAAGCCACCGTTATTGAGGTGAAAAGCTTAGAAGAACTTGCAGCACTTGGTGAAGAGAAAGTAAAAGGAAAAATTATTTTTTTTAATAGACCCATGAATCCTGAGTTTGTAGAGACTTTTAAAGCATACAGTGGTTGTGTAGACCAAAGATCATCTGGTGCTAGAGAGGCAGGAAAATTGGGTGCTTTAGCAGTTATTGTGAGATCTATGAACTTACGTTTAGACGATTTACCGCATACTGGCGCTACTAATTACGGAGATATTGCCAAGGAACAACGAATTCCTGCTGCCGCAATAAGTACCAATGGTGCCGAGCTTTTAAGTAAAAGTTTAAAAACCAATCCGAATGCTAGTTTTTATTTGAAGCAATCCTGTGAAACTTTTGAGGATGTACTGTCCTATAATGTGGTAGGCGAGATGACTGGTACAGAACATCCAGAGCAGATTATGGTTGTGGGTGGGCATCTTGATTCTTGGGATTTAGGAGACGGCTCTCATGATGATGGTGCAGGATGTGTGCAAAGTATGGAAGTATTGAATATCTTCAAGAATATTGGATATAAACCAAAACATACCTTGCGAGTAGTTTTATTTATGAACGAAGAAAACGGTGTTAAAGGCGGTAAGGAATATGAAATTCAATCTAGTAAAAACAAGGAAAATCATATTTTTGCTTTAGAAAGTGATTCGGGTGGATTTTCTCCAAGAGGTTTCTCAATTGATGCCGATGAGGTTAACTTTAATCAGATAAAAAGTTGGGGATCTTTATTTGAACCTTTTTTAATACATAAGTTCGTCAAAGGTCATTCTGGTGTTGACATAGGTCCATTGCAATCAAAACATATTGTAAAAGTAGGTTTACAGCCAGATTCACAACGTTATTTTGATCATCATCATGCATCTAATGATACTTTTGATGCAGTACATAAAAGAGAGTTAGAACTAGGAGCTGCTGCTATGGCTTCATTAGTATACCTAATGGATCAAAACGGAATAGCTAAATAA
- the pta gene encoding phosphate acetyltransferase — translation MNKAIYIATSEQNSGKSIVTLGLMSMLIGKTAKVGYFRPIIEDIEEGGFDNHIETVLGHFGLDIAFEDAFAITKSKLIKKKNKGKIGEVLDLIIEKYKKLEERFDFILVEGTGFSGEGTVIELDMNVLIAKNLGIPTIIVGSGVGKTLEELLDSLYLAYDSFKVKDVEVLAVIANKVQPENITLVTNGLLKTLPGTVMVSSISMIHHLNNPTVQEIVKELGAKVLFGEAHLNNQTGNFSVGAMQLRNYLLHLKENSLVITPGDRADIILGALQANESVNYPTISGIVLTGNILPEISILKLIEGLSTVVPIIAVEEGTYYITNKIGGIKSKIYANNKQKIEISIATFEKYMDVDTLSEKLITFEADGMTPKMFQYNLVKRARQHRKHIVLPEGNDDRILAAASRLLEMDVVDISIIGNKKQIENKIIELGLNFDFSKIKIINPIESEYYDDYVNTYFELRKAKNVTLGMAKDLMEDVSYFGTMMVYKGHADGMVSGAAHTTQHTILPALQFIKTKPNSSVVSSVFFMCLEDRVSVFGDCAINPNPTAEQLAEIAISSADSSLAFGIEPKIAMLSYSSGSSGKGDEVDKVRAATEIVRQKRPDLKIEGPIQYDAAVDMTVGKSKLPNSEVAGQASVLIFPDLNTGNNTYKAVQRETGALAIGPMLQGLNKPVNDLSRGCTIDDIINTVVITAIQAQGL, via the coding sequence GAGCATGCTTATAGGGAAAACAGCAAAAGTTGGTTATTTTAGACCTATTATTGAGGATATTGAAGAGGGTGGCTTTGACAATCATATTGAAACCGTATTAGGTCATTTTGGTCTCGATATCGCTTTTGAAGATGCTTTTGCTATTACCAAAAGCAAATTAATCAAGAAAAAAAATAAAGGAAAAATTGGGGAGGTCCTAGATTTAATTATCGAAAAATATAAAAAACTAGAAGAACGTTTTGATTTTATTTTAGTAGAAGGAACGGGGTTTAGTGGTGAAGGAACCGTTATTGAGCTTGATATGAATGTGCTGATTGCTAAAAATCTTGGAATTCCTACCATCATTGTAGGATCTGGAGTAGGGAAAACTCTCGAAGAATTATTAGACAGTTTATATCTAGCCTATGATTCTTTCAAGGTGAAAGACGTAGAAGTTCTTGCCGTAATTGCAAATAAAGTACAACCTGAAAACATAACATTAGTTACCAATGGATTATTAAAAACCTTGCCAGGTACTGTGATGGTGAGTAGTATTTCTATGATTCATCATTTAAATAATCCTACGGTGCAAGAAATTGTCAAAGAGCTGGGTGCAAAAGTACTTTTTGGAGAGGCTCACTTGAACAATCAAACAGGAAACTTTAGTGTAGGAGCTATGCAATTGAGGAATTATTTATTACATCTCAAAGAAAACAGTCTTGTTATTACTCCAGGAGACAGAGCCGATATAATCCTAGGGGCTTTACAAGCCAATGAATCGGTCAACTATCCTACAATCTCCGGTATTGTATTAACTGGAAACATTCTGCCAGAAATAAGTATTTTAAAGTTAATTGAAGGACTCTCAACCGTAGTGCCGATCATTGCCGTAGAAGAAGGAACGTATTATATTACGAATAAAATAGGCGGTATCAAATCTAAAATTTACGCCAACAACAAACAGAAAATTGAAATCTCGATTGCTACTTTCGAGAAGTATATGGATGTTGATACGTTATCCGAGAAACTAATAACGTTTGAAGCTGATGGAATGACTCCTAAAATGTTTCAGTATAACTTGGTAAAAAGAGCCAGACAACATCGCAAACATATTGTATTGCCCGAAGGCAATGATGATCGAATCTTGGCTGCAGCGTCCCGCTTACTAGAAATGGATGTAGTTGATATTTCTATCATTGGAAACAAAAAACAAATAGAAAATAAAATTATTGAGTTGGGTCTAAATTTCGATTTTTCGAAAATTAAAATAATTAATCCCATTGAATCAGAATATTACGACGATTATGTGAATACCTATTTTGAGTTGCGAAAAGCCAAAAATGTGACCTTAGGAATGGCTAAAGATTTGATGGAAGATGTTTCGTATTTTGGCACCATGATGGTGTACAAAGGTCACGCTGACGGAATGGTTTCTGGAGCTGCACATACTACACAACATACTATTTTGCCAGCCTTACAGTTTATTAAAACAAAACCCAATTCATCAGTAGTTTCCTCAGTATTTTTTATGTGTTTGGAGGATCGCGTCTCCGTTTTTGGGGATTGTGCGATCAACCCGAATCCTACTGCAGAACAACTCGCTGAAATAGCCATTTCATCTGCCGATTCGAGTTTGGCTTTTGGAATTGAACCCAAAATTGCCATGCTTTCTTATTCTTCTGGATCTTCTGGGAAAGGGGATGAAGTAGATAAGGTTCGAGCCGCTACCGAAATTGTTCGCCAAAAACGTCCTGATTTAAAAATTGAAGGTCCCATTCAATATGATGCCGCTGTGGATATGACCGTTGGGAAAAGTAAATTGCCCAATTCTGAAGTGGCAGGTCAAGCCAGTGTACTCATTTTTCCTGATTTAAATACAGGAAATAACACGTATAAAGCAGTTCAAAGAGAAACAGGTGCGTTAGCCATTGGTCCGATGTTACAAGGATTGAATAAACCGGTAAATGATTTAAGTAGGGGTTGTACCATTGATGATATCATAAATACAGTTGTAATTACAGCAATTCAAGCTCAAGGATTGTAG
- a CDS encoding ABC transporter permease, which translates to MKDYFILRFKMFNRQLTELGIEPIIGYVVGFCVFVFSSNKLFEKTQYADYIFMVISLGGIVSLYEIRKDEFLKLHFSRVEYFKIRILENLIVSSAFIIFLCYQEKYFSAVALLITVCFLSLMSFKTKANFTFPTPFYKYPFEFAVGFRTNYYIYIFAYFLTFMSISVHNFNLGIFSLIVVMLSCLNYYTTTEDKFYVWIFSKSPKDFIRYKFKIILLYATILCLPINIGLSVFFYSEIEIILVFQFLGYLFILTAMLAKYSIFPDKLNIRYGIVFGLTLWLPPLLLFIIPYLYMQSLKKLKEIL; encoded by the coding sequence ATGAAAGACTATTTTATTTTACGTTTTAAAATGTTTAACAGACAGTTAACCGAGTTGGGAATTGAACCAATAATAGGTTATGTGGTAGGTTTTTGTGTATTTGTATTTTCATCAAATAAATTATTTGAAAAAACGCAATATGCTGACTATATCTTTATGGTAATTTCTTTAGGTGGGATAGTAAGTTTATATGAAATACGTAAAGATGAATTTTTAAAGCTTCATTTTTCAAGAGTTGAATATTTCAAAATAAGAATCCTCGAAAACTTAATTGTTTCTAGTGCATTCATCATTTTTTTATGTTATCAAGAAAAATATTTTAGTGCTGTTGCTCTTCTTATTACAGTTTGTTTTTTATCACTAATGAGCTTTAAAACTAAAGCTAATTTTACGTTTCCAACTCCTTTTTACAAATACCCATTTGAGTTTGCTGTTGGGTTTAGAACAAATTATTACATCTACATATTTGCTTATTTTTTGACATTTATGTCTATTAGTGTGCATAATTTTAATTTAGGAATCTTTTCACTCATTGTGGTTATGTTATCCTGTTTAAACTATTACACAACTACTGAAGATAAATTTTATGTTTGGATTTTTTCTAAATCTCCTAAAGATTTTATTAGATACAAGTTCAAGATCATTTTACTTTATGCAACAATTTTATGTTTGCCAATAAATATAGGTTTGTCAGTGTTCTTCTATTCTGAGATTGAAATAATTTTAGTTTTTCAATTTTTAGGATACCTGTTTATCTTAACAGCCATGTTAGCAAAGTACTCTATTTTCCCAGATAAATTAAATATCAGATATGGAATTGTATTTGGACTAACTTTATGGCTTCCACCATTATTATTGTTTATTATTCCCTATTTATACATGCAGTCACTTAAAAAATTAAAAGAGATATTATAA
- a CDS encoding ATP-binding cassette domain-containing protein — translation MISIENLSKSYGSKIVLENINLNFLKGKVYGIVGENGAGKTTLFNCIAGLEKHEGIVKYEFGLLKNHLGYLQTEPYFFPKITGNEYIKLLCNARNISITDLGERNIFDLPLHEYAVKYSTGMKKKLALTALLLQENKVIILDEPFNGVDIQSNIIIIEIIQKLKEMGKSVIISSHIFSTLSDTCDEIMLLKNGRIIQSVLKDEFSVLENEMKLFTIGNKMERLNLK, via the coding sequence ATGATTAGTATTGAAAATTTGTCAAAATCATACGGATCTAAAATAGTTTTAGAAAACATTAATTTAAATTTTTTGAAAGGCAAAGTGTATGGAATAGTCGGAGAAAATGGGGCAGGAAAAACAACCTTATTTAACTGTATCGCTGGATTAGAAAAACATGAAGGAATAGTAAAATATGAATTTGGATTGCTAAAAAATCATTTAGGATATTTACAAACAGAACCTTACTTTTTTCCAAAAATAACCGGAAATGAGTACATCAAATTATTATGCAATGCCAGAAATATTTCGATTACTGATTTAGGTGAAAGAAATATTTTTGATTTACCATTACATGAATATGCTGTAAAATATTCAACAGGAATGAAAAAAAAACTGGCATTAACTGCTTTGCTATTGCAAGAAAACAAAGTAATTATTTTAGACGAACCCTTTAACGGCGTTGATATTCAAAGTAATATAATCATAATTGAAATAATTCAAAAACTCAAAGAAATGGGGAAATCAGTTATTATTTCGTCTCATATTTTTTCGACTTTAAGTGATACTTGCGATGAAATAATGCTTTTAAAAAATGGAAGAATTATTCAAAGCGTTTTGAAAGATGAGTTTAGTGTTTTAGAAAATGAAATGAAATTATTTACAATTGGTAATAAAATGGAGCGATTGAATTTAAAATAA